Proteins encoded by one window of Hippoglossus hippoglossus isolate fHipHip1 chromosome 15, fHipHip1.pri, whole genome shotgun sequence:
- the arid4b gene encoding AT-rich interactive domain-containing protein 4B isoform X2, with amino-acid sequence MKTLEEPPYLTVGTDVSAKYRGAFCEAKIKTAKRLVKAKVTFKPDLTTAEVHDENIKGVLKVGAVVEVKNQDGVYQEATINKLTDASIYTVVFDDGDEKTLRRSSLCLKGARHFAESETLDRLPLTNPEHFGTPVIGKKGNRGRRSNPIQEEELSSSSSEEEESDKRQNEEMFGKVVCVEGVTTGDKKKSTWYPALVISPDCHEDVNMKKDNIFVRSFKDGKFSMVLRKDVREISSDSPPKADAGLKPALDAAFEFQHQLLVPSTWKTEVKEESSSSEEEDDDEEEEQPKNASGEEEEEEVEPFPEERENFLQQLYKFMEDRGTPINKRPVLGYKNLNLFKLYRLVNKLGGFENIESGAVWKQVYQDLGIPVLNSAAGYNVKCAYRKYLNGFEEYCTSTAITFRMDLPLKQGPKGEVKSEGEAGGAAPTSSGSEEQKAQEDEEPCSAQSVVCKEEKPDTTRNKTESEPPKSVEKESTDDEDGEEDAPHNGDAEEGSSTAHLAAEHVKQELDEEQESKDNSGDDSSQEGEEGEEFECYPPGMKVQVRYGRGRNLKTYEATVKEADVEGGEVLYLVHYCGWNVRYDEWIKADKIVRPANKNVSKIKHRKKIKNKSERERDRLERINDREVLGPSPNGNRVPRSKCGLSQDVFSKMDEGEDKGTAVKSIEITSILNGLQASEMSSDESEHEDEEAEHLEEDHPGCRGSLKKAPLESPQTSERWEGGTTPEGSKPASVSGKSQDVVNAESTDSGKRRSQPESEGEASTRKRKSDSAAERTLKGQSKAKTRNTRSADWLPGGSPRKMDERAAGPGEERGPSSNSSSDSEGAAMAEAPAEGPQRGRPKTKGSPSKKYNGMKEKSKSNRQAGFWEIPEKRAKASGNAEERPAVRAKGQKDVWSSIQAQWPKKTLKELFSDSDTEAANSPPPPVPSCLEEPSLDQDAGPEDEVSEEQMENDKLQEFPSSGSNSVLNTPPTTPESPSGGGSTVEDSVQVQPSSPPPSIPPALPSETVADALPPGPIQEEVAGGRSETDSSTVEVESLGGELQDLPQDEGTGSPSKVFDVSLSYNNSSSSCSLELSSSSQQESEQKSKGTHNASASQKRQKESQTGGAAKKHKPNRKSLGVPPKKNRKTANSSDSEDQSVVEGTAKSTPSKINTSDVKAAASPKCHGRSPPSSHKYHKQGDADHGQHRDHHGRSQRVYKWSFQMSDLEKMSSLERISFLQEKLQDIRNHYLSLKSEVASIDRRRKRMKKKERESTVAASSSSSSSSSPSSSSLTAAVMLTLADPPVSSSSSQNSGVSVECR; translated from the exons ATGAAG aCTCTGGAGGAGCCCCCCTACTTGACAGTAGGGACGGACGTGAGTGCAAAGTACCGAGGGGCTTTCTGTGAGGCCAAGATTAAGACTGCCAAGAGGCTAGTCAAGGCCAAG GTGACCTTTAAACCAGATCTGACCACAGCTGAGGTTCATGATGAAAATATCAAAGGAGTTCTAAAG GTGGGTGCTGTTGTAGAGGTGAAGAATCAGGATGGAGTTTACCAGGAGGCCACAATCAACAAGCTGACTGATGCTAGTATATATACTGTTG TCTTTGACGATGGCGATGAGAAGACCCTGAGGCGTTCCTCTCTCTGCCTGAAAGGAGCGCGTCACTTTGCAGAGAGCGAG acacTTGACAGACTCCCTCTCACCAACCCCGAGCACTTCGGCACACCTGTCATCGGCAAAAAGGGCAACCGCGGGCGACGATCAAACCCTAT TCAAGAAGAAGAGTTGTCTTCATCTTccagtgaagaggaggagagtgatAAGCGGCAgaatgaggaaatgtttggcaAAGTGGTCTGTGTGGAGGGGGTCACCACCGGGGACAAGAAGAAGAGCACGTGGTACCCTGCACTG GTCATCTCCCCGGACTGCCATGAAGATGTGAATATGAAGAAGGACAACATCTTCGTCCGCTCGTTCAAAGATGGAAAATT ttcCATGGTGCTGAGGAAGGACGTCCGTGAGATCAGTAGTGACAGTCCTCCAAAAGCCGACGCAGGGCTCAAACCAG CGCTGGACGCAGCCTTTGAGTTCCAGCATCAGTTGCTCGTGCCCAGCACCTGGAAGACAGAAGTGAAAGAAGAAAGTtccagcagtgaggaggaggatgacgatgaagaggaagagcagccgAAAAATGCCagtggtgaagaagaagag gaggaagtggagccgttcccagaggagagggagaatttcctgcagcagctttacaAGTTCATGGAGGATCGAG gaacTCCCATCAACAAGCGACCTGTTCTGGGCTACAAGAACCTGAACCTGTTCAAGCTCTACAGGCTGGTGAACAAACTGGGAGGCTTTGAGAAC ATTGAAAGTGGTGCAGTTTGGAAGCAAGTCTATCAGGATCTGGGAATCCCCGTGCTTAACTCTGCCGCTGGCTACAATGTCAAATGTGCTTACCGCAA GTACTTGAATGGATTTGAAGAATACTGCACTTCCACGGCCATAACCTTCAGGATGGACCTCCCCTTGAAGCAGGGTCCTAAGGGGGAGGTGAAGTCtgagggggaggcaggaggagcagctcccACATCCTCTGggtcagaggagcagaaagCCCAGGAGGATGAGGAACCTTGCAGTGCACAGTCTGTAGTCTGCAAG GAGGAGAAACCTGATACAACCAGAAACAAAACGGAGTCTGAACCTCCAAAGTCTGTGGAAAAGGAGAGTACGGACGATGAAGATGGGGAAGAAGACGCCCCCCACAACGGAGACGCAGAGGAGGGCTCGTCGACTGCTCACCTTGCAGCCGAGCATGTGAAACAGGAGCTCgacgaggagcaggagagcAAGGACAACTCTGG GGATGACAGCAGtcaggagggggaggagggggaggagtttGAGTGTTACCCCCCGGGGATGAAGGTGCAGGTGAGGTATGGGCGAGGCCGCAATCTGAAGACGTACGAGGCCACTGTGAAAGAGGCAGACGTGGAGGGGGGAGAGGTGCTCTACCTGGTGCACTACTGTGGCTGGAACGTCAG aTATGATGAATGGATCAAAGCTGACAAGATTGTGCGCCCCGCCAATAAGaatgtttcaaaaataaagCACCGCAAAAAAATAAAG AACAAATCCGAGAGGGAGCGAGACAGGCTGGAGAGGATCAATGACAGAGAAGTCCTCGGCCCGTCGCCCAACGGTAACCGCGTCCCGCGCTCCAAATGTGGCCTGAGTCAGGATGTCTTTTCCAAGATGGACGAGGGTGAGGACAAAGGGACTGCAGTCAAGTCTATAGAAATTACCTCTATCCTCAATGGCTTGCAAG CCTCGGAGATGTCCTCTGACGAGAGTGAGCACGAAGATGAGGAGGCGGAGCATCTTGAAGAGGATCACCCAGGTTGCAGAGGCAGCCTCAAAAAGGCCCCACTAGAGTCGCCGCAAACATCAGAGCGTTGGGAGGGCGGGACGACTCCTGAAGGGTCCAAACCTGCTTCAGTCTCAGGAAAGAGCCAGGATGTAGTCAATGCAGAGAGCACAGACTCCGGGAAGCGCAGAAGTCAACCTGAGTCAGAGGGAGAGGCAAGCACCAGGAAGAGGAAATCTGACAGTGCAGCTGAGAGGACCCTGAAAGGCCAATCCAAAGCTAAGACGAGGAACACCAGGAGTGCCGACTGGTTACCTGGAGGCTCTCCCAGGAAAATGGATGAGAGAGCGGCCGGTCCCGGGGAGGAGAGGGGCCCCTCATCTAACAGCAGCTCAGATTCTGAGGGTGCAGCGATGGCCGAGGCCCCGGCTGAGGGACCTCAACGAGGCCGCCCAAAAACCAAAGGTTCCCCTTCTAAGAAATACAACGGGATGAAGGAGAAGTCCAAATCAAATAGACAAGCAGGGTTCTGGGAGATTCCTGAAAAGAGGGCAAAAGCATCTGGGAATGCTGAGGAAAGGCCTGCTGTCCGTGCTAAAGGACAAAAGGATGTGTGGTCAAGCATCCAGGCACAGTGGCCGAAGAAAACTCTCAAAGAGTTGTTCTCTGACTCGGACACAGAGGCCGCCAACTCTCCTCCCCCGCCTGTACCCTCGTGCCTGGAGGAGCCGAGTCTGGACCAAGATGCTGGGCCCGAGGACGAAGTCTCAGAAGAGCAGATGGAGAACGACAAACTCCAGGAGTTTCCGAGCAGCGGCAGTAACTCTGTACTCAACACACCGCCAACAACGCCTGAGTCCCCCTCGGGAGGAGGCAGCACTGTGGAAGACTCTGTTCAAGTGCAGCCTTCCTCCCCACCGCCGTCCATACCCCCTGCCTTGCCTTCAGAGACAGTTGCTGACGCTCTTCCCCCAGGACCCATACAGGAGGAGGTGGCAGGCGGGCGCAGTGAGACGGACAGCAGCACGGTGGAGGTGGAGAGTCTGGGCGGGGAGCTGCAAGACCTCCCTCAGGACGAAGGGACGGGTTCACCCTCGAAGGTGTTCGACGTCAGCCTCTCctacaacaacagcagcagcagctgcagcctcgagctgagcagcagcagccaacagGAGAGCGAGCAGAAGTCCAAAGGTACACATAACG cgTCTGCGAGTCAGAAGCGGCAGAAAGAATCACAGACAGGCGGAGCCGCAAAGAAACACAAGCCAAACCGCAAGAGCCTAGGTGTGCCTCCAAAAAAGAATAGGAAAACAG CcaacagcagtgacagtgaggACCAGTCTGTGGTTGAGGGCACTGCCAAATCAACTCCCTCTAAGATCAACACATCAGATGTGAAGGCTGCCGCTTCACCCAAGTGTCACGGACGATCTCCGCCCTCGAGCCATAAGTACCACAAGCAGGGTGACGCCGACCATGGCCAGCACCGAGACCACCATGGGAGATCGCAGCGTGTCTACAAGTGGAGCTTCCAGATGT CTGACCTGGAGAAGATGAGCAGTCTGGAGAGGATTTCATTTCTTCAGGAGAAACTGCAGGACATCAGGAACCACTACCTCTCCCTCAAGTCTGAGGTGGCCTCTATCGACCGACGACGAAAACgcatgaagaagaaggaaaggGAAA gtACGGTGgctgcttcctcttcatcctcctcctcctcctccccgtcctccAGCTCGCTGACTGCGGCGGTCATGCTGACACTGGCTGACCCTCCAgtgtcatcctcctcctctcagaacTCTGGGGTATCAGTGGAGTGCAGGTGA
- the arid4b gene encoding AT-rich interactive domain-containing protein 4B isoform X3, with product MKTLEEPPYLTVGTDVSAKYRGAFCEAKIKTAKRLVKAKVTFKPDLTTAEVHDENIKGVLKVGAVVEVKNQDGVYQEATINKLTDASIYTVVFDDGDEKTLRRSSLCLKGARHFAESETLDRLPLTNPEHFGTPVIGKKGNRGRRSNPIQEEELSSSSSEEEESDKRQNEEMFGKVVCVEGVTTGDKKKSTWYPALVISPDCHEDVNMKKDNIFVRSFKDGKFSMVLRKDVREISSDSPPKADAGLKPALDAAFEFQHQLLVPSTWKTEVKEESSSSEEEDDDEEEEQPKNASGEEEEEEVEPFPEERENFLQQLYKFMEDRGTPINKRPVLGYKNLNLFKLYRLVNKLGGFENIESGAVWKQVYQDLGIPVLNSAAGYNVKCAYRKYLNGFEEYCTSTAITFRMDLPLKQGPKGEVKSEGEAGGAAPTSSGSEEQKAQEDEEPCSAQSVVCKEEKPDTTRNKTESEPPKSVEKESTDDEDGEEDAPHNGDAEEGSSTAHLAAEHVKQELDEEQESKDNSGDDSSQEGEEGEEFECYPPGMKVQVRYGRGRNLKTYEATVKEADVEGGEVLYLVHYCGWNVRYDEWIKADKIVRPANKNVSKIKHRKKIKNKSERERDRLERINDREVLGPSPNGNRVPRSKCGLSQDVFSKMDEGEDKGTAVKSIEITSILNGLQASEMSSDESEHEDEEAEHLEEDHPGCRGSLKKAPLESPQTSERWEGGTTPEGSKPASVSGKSQDVVNAESTDSGKRRSQPESEGEASTRKRKSDSAAERTLKGQSKAKTRNTRSADWLPGGSPRKMDERAAGPGEERGPSSNSSSDSEGAAMAEAPAEGPQRGRPKTKGSPSKKYNGMKEKSKSNRQAGFWEIPEKRAKASGNAEERPAVRAKGQKDVWSSIQAQWPKKTLKELFSDSDTEAANSPPPPVPSCLEEPSLDQDAGPEDEVSEEQMENDKLQEFPSSGSNSVLNTPPTTPESPSGGGSTVEDSVQVQPSSPPPSIPPALPSETVADALPPGPIQEEVAGGRSETDSSTVEVESLGGELQDLPQDEGTGSPSKVFDVSLSYNNSSSSCSLELSSSSQQESEQKSKVFAASASQKRQKESQTGGAAKKHKPNRKSLGVPPKKNRKTANSSDSEDQSVVEGTAKSTPSKINTSDVKAAASPKCHGRSPPSSHKYHKQGDADHGQHRDHHGRSQRVYKWSFQMSDLEKMSSLERISFLQEKLQDIRNHYLSLKSEVASIDRRRKRMKKKERESTVAASSSSSSSSSPSSSSLTAAVMLTLADPPVSSSSSQNSGVSVECR from the exons ATGAAG aCTCTGGAGGAGCCCCCCTACTTGACAGTAGGGACGGACGTGAGTGCAAAGTACCGAGGGGCTTTCTGTGAGGCCAAGATTAAGACTGCCAAGAGGCTAGTCAAGGCCAAG GTGACCTTTAAACCAGATCTGACCACAGCTGAGGTTCATGATGAAAATATCAAAGGAGTTCTAAAG GTGGGTGCTGTTGTAGAGGTGAAGAATCAGGATGGAGTTTACCAGGAGGCCACAATCAACAAGCTGACTGATGCTAGTATATATACTGTTG TCTTTGACGATGGCGATGAGAAGACCCTGAGGCGTTCCTCTCTCTGCCTGAAAGGAGCGCGTCACTTTGCAGAGAGCGAG acacTTGACAGACTCCCTCTCACCAACCCCGAGCACTTCGGCACACCTGTCATCGGCAAAAAGGGCAACCGCGGGCGACGATCAAACCCTAT TCAAGAAGAAGAGTTGTCTTCATCTTccagtgaagaggaggagagtgatAAGCGGCAgaatgaggaaatgtttggcaAAGTGGTCTGTGTGGAGGGGGTCACCACCGGGGACAAGAAGAAGAGCACGTGGTACCCTGCACTG GTCATCTCCCCGGACTGCCATGAAGATGTGAATATGAAGAAGGACAACATCTTCGTCCGCTCGTTCAAAGATGGAAAATT ttcCATGGTGCTGAGGAAGGACGTCCGTGAGATCAGTAGTGACAGTCCTCCAAAAGCCGACGCAGGGCTCAAACCAG CGCTGGACGCAGCCTTTGAGTTCCAGCATCAGTTGCTCGTGCCCAGCACCTGGAAGACAGAAGTGAAAGAAGAAAGTtccagcagtgaggaggaggatgacgatgaagaggaagagcagccgAAAAATGCCagtggtgaagaagaagag gaggaagtggagccgttcccagaggagagggagaatttcctgcagcagctttacaAGTTCATGGAGGATCGAG gaacTCCCATCAACAAGCGACCTGTTCTGGGCTACAAGAACCTGAACCTGTTCAAGCTCTACAGGCTGGTGAACAAACTGGGAGGCTTTGAGAAC ATTGAAAGTGGTGCAGTTTGGAAGCAAGTCTATCAGGATCTGGGAATCCCCGTGCTTAACTCTGCCGCTGGCTACAATGTCAAATGTGCTTACCGCAA GTACTTGAATGGATTTGAAGAATACTGCACTTCCACGGCCATAACCTTCAGGATGGACCTCCCCTTGAAGCAGGGTCCTAAGGGGGAGGTGAAGTCtgagggggaggcaggaggagcagctcccACATCCTCTGggtcagaggagcagaaagCCCAGGAGGATGAGGAACCTTGCAGTGCACAGTCTGTAGTCTGCAAG GAGGAGAAACCTGATACAACCAGAAACAAAACGGAGTCTGAACCTCCAAAGTCTGTGGAAAAGGAGAGTACGGACGATGAAGATGGGGAAGAAGACGCCCCCCACAACGGAGACGCAGAGGAGGGCTCGTCGACTGCTCACCTTGCAGCCGAGCATGTGAAACAGGAGCTCgacgaggagcaggagagcAAGGACAACTCTGG GGATGACAGCAGtcaggagggggaggagggggaggagtttGAGTGTTACCCCCCGGGGATGAAGGTGCAGGTGAGGTATGGGCGAGGCCGCAATCTGAAGACGTACGAGGCCACTGTGAAAGAGGCAGACGTGGAGGGGGGAGAGGTGCTCTACCTGGTGCACTACTGTGGCTGGAACGTCAG aTATGATGAATGGATCAAAGCTGACAAGATTGTGCGCCCCGCCAATAAGaatgtttcaaaaataaagCACCGCAAAAAAATAAAG AACAAATCCGAGAGGGAGCGAGACAGGCTGGAGAGGATCAATGACAGAGAAGTCCTCGGCCCGTCGCCCAACGGTAACCGCGTCCCGCGCTCCAAATGTGGCCTGAGTCAGGATGTCTTTTCCAAGATGGACGAGGGTGAGGACAAAGGGACTGCAGTCAAGTCTATAGAAATTACCTCTATCCTCAATGGCTTGCAAG CCTCGGAGATGTCCTCTGACGAGAGTGAGCACGAAGATGAGGAGGCGGAGCATCTTGAAGAGGATCACCCAGGTTGCAGAGGCAGCCTCAAAAAGGCCCCACTAGAGTCGCCGCAAACATCAGAGCGTTGGGAGGGCGGGACGACTCCTGAAGGGTCCAAACCTGCTTCAGTCTCAGGAAAGAGCCAGGATGTAGTCAATGCAGAGAGCACAGACTCCGGGAAGCGCAGAAGTCAACCTGAGTCAGAGGGAGAGGCAAGCACCAGGAAGAGGAAATCTGACAGTGCAGCTGAGAGGACCCTGAAAGGCCAATCCAAAGCTAAGACGAGGAACACCAGGAGTGCCGACTGGTTACCTGGAGGCTCTCCCAGGAAAATGGATGAGAGAGCGGCCGGTCCCGGGGAGGAGAGGGGCCCCTCATCTAACAGCAGCTCAGATTCTGAGGGTGCAGCGATGGCCGAGGCCCCGGCTGAGGGACCTCAACGAGGCCGCCCAAAAACCAAAGGTTCCCCTTCTAAGAAATACAACGGGATGAAGGAGAAGTCCAAATCAAATAGACAAGCAGGGTTCTGGGAGATTCCTGAAAAGAGGGCAAAAGCATCTGGGAATGCTGAGGAAAGGCCTGCTGTCCGTGCTAAAGGACAAAAGGATGTGTGGTCAAGCATCCAGGCACAGTGGCCGAAGAAAACTCTCAAAGAGTTGTTCTCTGACTCGGACACAGAGGCCGCCAACTCTCCTCCCCCGCCTGTACCCTCGTGCCTGGAGGAGCCGAGTCTGGACCAAGATGCTGGGCCCGAGGACGAAGTCTCAGAAGAGCAGATGGAGAACGACAAACTCCAGGAGTTTCCGAGCAGCGGCAGTAACTCTGTACTCAACACACCGCCAACAACGCCTGAGTCCCCCTCGGGAGGAGGCAGCACTGTGGAAGACTCTGTTCAAGTGCAGCCTTCCTCCCCACCGCCGTCCATACCCCCTGCCTTGCCTTCAGAGACAGTTGCTGACGCTCTTCCCCCAGGACCCATACAGGAGGAGGTGGCAGGCGGGCGCAGTGAGACGGACAGCAGCACGGTGGAGGTGGAGAGTCTGGGCGGGGAGCTGCAAGACCTCCCTCAGGACGAAGGGACGGGTTCACCCTCGAAGGTGTTCGACGTCAGCCTCTCctacaacaacagcagcagcagctgcagcctcgagctgagcagcagcagccaacagGAGAGCGAGCAGAAGTCCAAAG tctttgcagcgTCTGCGAGTCAGAAGCGGCAGAAAGAATCACAGACAGGCGGAGCCGCAAAGAAACACAAGCCAAACCGCAAGAGCCTAGGTGTGCCTCCAAAAAAGAATAGGAAAACAG CcaacagcagtgacagtgaggACCAGTCTGTGGTTGAGGGCACTGCCAAATCAACTCCCTCTAAGATCAACACATCAGATGTGAAGGCTGCCGCTTCACCCAAGTGTCACGGACGATCTCCGCCCTCGAGCCATAAGTACCACAAGCAGGGTGACGCCGACCATGGCCAGCACCGAGACCACCATGGGAGATCGCAGCGTGTCTACAAGTGGAGCTTCCAGATGT CTGACCTGGAGAAGATGAGCAGTCTGGAGAGGATTTCATTTCTTCAGGAGAAACTGCAGGACATCAGGAACCACTACCTCTCCCTCAAGTCTGAGGTGGCCTCTATCGACCGACGACGAAAACgcatgaagaagaaggaaaggGAAA gtACGGTGgctgcttcctcttcatcctcctcctcctcctccccgtcctccAGCTCGCTGACTGCGGCGGTCATGCTGACACTGGCTGACCCTCCAgtgtcatcctcctcctctcagaacTCTGGGGTATCAGTGGAGTGCAGGTGA